GGGGCAAACAAAAAATTCCTCATCGCTTCCTACGGAAATAAGTTAATCGGGCTGCAGGGCACCTTTAATCCCGCCCAGCAAAAGAGCATTTGTGCAATTTGCCATCAGTACGAGGAAGTCGGCTTATTCATTTCAGCTGTAAAAGGAGCCGACAAGGGCACTTATATTCGGCGGGGCAATTATATTTGCCAAAATCCGCAAACATGCAACCATAACATTCGCTCACTGGACAAGTTGCATGAATTTATCGAAAGAAGCAAATAAAAGAAGAAGGGCATCCCCTTCTTCTTTTGATAATATATTAGCCGTTTATACCGTTTTTGCCGCCTAAACAACAATTCTCCAGTCTTTAAATCGACTTTTTCTTATGAATCAATCGCTTCAACCAATAAATCGACAATATGCACCGCGCGGACTTTGTCGCTTAGATCCTCGCGCTCGATGCCGAGCTTCATTTGCAGCAGACAGCCAGGATTCGCAGTGACGATTGTGTGCGCTTGAGTCTCTTTTGCTTTTTCCATTTTGTGATCAAGGATTTGCATCGACATTTCAGATTCCACGATGTTGTAAATACCCGCAGAGCCGCAGCAGCGGTCAGCGCCTTCCATTTCTCTGAAAGCCGCTCCGTCAATCGCGTGCAACAAGGCGCGCGGAGCTGCATGCGTATGCATCACATTTCGCAAGTGGCAAGAATCCTGATAAGTCACCACTTCCGGACGCTTCAGCTTTAAAGTCACCTTTTTATGAAAATCCAGCTCATACAAGATTTGCGTAATGTCTTTGATTTTGGCAACAAACGCTTTCGCTCGGTCAGCCCACACCGGATCATCCTTCAATAAATGATCATAATCAATTAAGAAAGCCCCGCAGCCGCCAGCGTTTGTAATAATGTAGTCGGCTTCACACGCTTCAAAAGCGGCGATATTCCGTCTTGCCAATTCTTTTGCGCCTTCTTTCTCACCGCTGTGGCCGTGAAGCGCGCCGCAGCAGGCTTGCGTTTTAGGAACAGTAATATTGCAGCCGGCTTTTTGCAAAAGCTTCATTGTCGCATTATTCGTTTCCATAAACATCGTATCCATTAAACAGCCGGAGAAAAAGGCCACAGTGGCAACCGCTTGCTTTCCTTCCGCCTTCAGCTCTCTTGGACGATTCTTCATTTCCCGCTTCTTCGGCACAGCTGGAAGCACCCGCTCCATCATCCGCAGATTTTCAGGGAACAGCTTCATAAAGCCTACTTTTCTCACAGTCTTTTGCAGACCGCTGCGCTGATACAGTCCTAGTAAGCTCGTCACTGTGATCATTCTATCCTGATGAGGGAAAAGCCCTTTAAATACGATGTTGCGCAGAGCCCGCACTGAAGCGGACTGCTTCTTATTCTGCTGAATGATATTGCGCGCATCCTCCAGTAAATGGCCATATTTCACGCCAGAAGGGCAGACCGGCTCACAGGCGCGGCAGCCAAGACAAAGCTCCAGTGAACGCTCCACGTCCTCATCCGGTTCAATAAGCCCGTCAACGACGGCTTTCATCAAGGCAATTCTCCCCCGCGGAGAATGGCTTTCCTTATAGCCTGATTCGATATAAGTCGGACAGGAAGGCAGGCAGAAGCCGCAGCGCATACAGTTGAGCAACTCATCTTCATTCATCTTGGATTGAAATTCTGTTTGAATCGTTTGACGTTCTTGTACCGTTGTCATTTCGTAACCACCACTCTTTTACGGCTTTCTTTCGCGAATACTTTACCAGGGTTCATAATATTATTCGGATCAAATGCTTGCTTAATAGATTTCATAGCAGCAATGCCGGCTGGCCCAAGCTTCCATTCTAAATAAGGTGCTTTCATGACACCGACGCCATGCTCCCCGGTGATTGTTCCCCCCAAGGAAATCGCATGAGCAAAGATTTCAGAGAAGGCTTCTTCCACTCGTTCCATCTCTTCTTTATTACGGGCATCCGTTAAACAAGTCGGATGCAAATTACCGTCACCGGCATGGCCAAATGTACAAATGTTCACTTGATGCTTCTTGGCGATTTCGTTAATGGCTTTAACCATTGCAGCGATTTCAGAGCGCGGGACTGTCGCATCCTCTAAAATGGTCGTCGGTTTTAAGCGCGCCAATGCTGATAACGCGGAACGGCGTGCTGTTCGAAGAGCATTTGCTTCTTCTTCTGTCTCAGCTACTTCAACCGAAACAGCGCCTTCTGCCCGGCAAACGTCCGCCATCTTTTTCATATCGCGCTTGACCACTTCTTCCGGGCCATCCTGCTCAATTAAAAGGACCGCTTGCACATCAGTCGGCAGACCGATCTTCGCGAAATCTTCCACTACTTTTAAAGTTGGCTGATCTAAAAATTCAAGCGTGGTCGGAATAATTTTATTGGCAATAATTTTAGAAACTGAACGAGCGGCTGCTTCTAAGTCTTGATACAAAGCAAGCATCGTCTTTTTGGTTTCCGGCATCGGAATTAATTTCAATGTAGCTTCAGTAATTACGCCGAGCGTTCCTTCTGAGCCGACAAATAGCCGGGTCAAATCATAACCAGCCACATCCTTTGCCAGCTTGCCGCCTGTCCAGATAATTTCTCCATTCGGCAGCACAACCTCAAGCGCCAGTACATAATCACGGGTAACGCCGTATTTTAACCCGCGCAGACCGCCTGAGTTTTCATTGATATTGCCCGCAATGGTTGAAATTTTCATCGAGCTCGGATCCGGCGGATAGAATAAGCCCTTCTTCTCCACCGCCTGAATCATATCCAATGTAATAACTCCCGGCTGTACTGTCACTGTTAAGTTTTCTTCATCAATCTCCAAAATTTGATTCATATGTTTAAAAAGCAGAACAATGCCGCCTTGTGTCGGACAAGTTCCCGCGCACAGATTGGTGCCGGAGCCTCGAGCAACAAGCGGGATTTTATGCTTGCTGCAAACCTTTACAATCTCGGCTACCTCTTGTGTATTGCGCGGCGAAACAACCGCATCCGGCAATGATTGAAAATTCGGTGTTGCGTCATAGGAATATACGAGCCGCCCTGCCTTCGAGTCGTCCACATTTTCAGGACCAACAATGGCCGCTAACTTTTCCTTTACTTCTTGAGAAAACATAAATTTTAACCCCTCTCACCAGAATTTCTTTCAGTATAAGTCAATTTTGTGAACAAACTCTATGGCGAAACATATAAAAAAGACAGGCGATTCGCCTGTCTTTTTATACAAAAGCACAAAAATACACATTTTCTTCAAAAAAGAAAGCGTTTTTTCTTTTTGAAGTGATCAATTATGGCGGAGGTTGCTGTCATATCCGATCGCTTAGGCTCATACCCAACGGTTCGACACGATCTTTTTGCGGCCTTTTTCATGGATGGTATAATCTCCAAGCGATATACAGCTGGATTTGATCCTCTAATATTTTCGGATTTAATCCGGTAACGTCCTCGATTTTTTTCAAGCGGTAGTGAAGAGTATTGATGTGAACAGGAAGAAATTCAGCCGCTTTTTTATAAGAAAAATTATGCTTAAATAAAGCGGAAAGGGTGTCCATCAGTTCCCTATCCTCCAGAATAGGAGCGATGGTTCGTTCGATGAATGTGTGTTTCGTTTCCGGCTGAACATCATTTAAGATTAAATCGAGGGTCAATTGCTCGTCGTAAACAATTTGTGACTTTGGCAAAGCCACTTTCAATGCCCGTTTTGCCTGCTGAAATGAGACTTTAACACGATGAGCCGGCTGCAGAGAGCCGATGCCTATCGCCACGGGCCCATCCAGCTGCTTTTCTAGCATCGCTTTCCATTGTTCGACATTAGCGGATCTTCGCGTGCCCTCCCACAGCACCAACAGAAGATCATTTCCCCAACGGATCACGACCGTGTTTGAATCGCCGCGCACCGATGCGGAGAATTGATGCCAAATCGGTCCGAATAATATCGAGACCGGATAATGAATCAGCATCGCTTGCCTATCCTTCGAAAGATCTATATTTAACACCTTCGCTCGGTTGGTGAAGTCATCATCCCATTCGTTTTTCTCCAGCCACTCAAGGACGAAAGCTTCCAGAGAGCGGTCATGCCACTTTTCTTCTTCATGATAGTAATTCTCCTGGATAAACAGCTCAGTCATTCTCCGCAGCAGCTCTCCGTATCTCGAAACTTTCTCCGGTGAGCCGGTGATGCCGATGATGCCTACTACTTCCCCATGAAACATGATCGGCAGGTTAACGCCGGCTCTCACGCCGGCCCAGTATGCTTCGTCTTCTTTCGTAATAATTCGCTTTTCCCTCGTCTGACTTGCTAGAAATGCCCCTTCATGAAAACAGCCGATCCGCGAACGGTCGGTGCTGGCAATAATTAATCCTTCAGTATTTGCTACAATAATTTCTTCGTCTAACAGCTTCCGGACCTCATAGATAATCTTTTGGGCCAGCTGCGGCTCGATCATCCTATAACACCACGCTTTTTTCATCGTACACTTTTATAATAGTCGCCTGTATGGTTCTGCCGGCGCACAAGCATTGTATCAGATTTCAAGCCATCGGCGGAAACTTCTTGAGTCAAACGAAGGGCAATGATTCTCTCTCTTTCATCTGCCCGCCGGTTGAGAAACCCTTAGATACAGACTGCGTTCTTTATAAAAAACGAACTTGAAAACACTCGGCAGCCTGCGCCAAAGCCCAAGCAAAAACTCGAATAGAACATCCGCTCAGTAGCAAGCAAGTGAGATGGGCAAAACCCCTTTAGCCTTCCTGTATCTTATTATATCCGACTCGCTCATCGGCCACAATTGGCGCGAAAAATCCTAAAAAAAAAGATCTCTGCTTCCCGCACAGAGATCTTTTTCATTTATCGTTCCGATGAGAACATATAGCGCCGCTCGTTATAAGTAATCGCGAAAATCAGACTGATGGCGAACATATTCCCCATCAGCGAGCTGCCGCCGTAGCTAATAAACGGCAGCGGAATCCCCGTGATAGGTAAGACACCGATCGTCATGCCGACATTCTCGAATACGTGGAAAGTGATCATGGCGATCACTCCCGCACATAAATAAGAGTAATAGGGGATTCTCGTATTCAGCGCCACTTTCGTAATATGATAGATTAGCAGAAAGAATAAACTTACGACAATACTAGCGCCAATAAAGCCAAATTCTTCCCCGATAATACTGAAGATAAAATCGGTATGGCTCTCAGGAAGATAGACCTCGCGCGTGCCGAAGCCTTTTCCCAGCGTTTGTCCAGAACCGATGGCTAATAGGGATCTCGTTAAATGAAATCCGGTCGAGCTTTCATACGTGTATGGATCGAGCCACGAGTAAATGCGCCCGAACTGGTATTGCTTAACGCCTAAATACTTTTCAAGAATGGCAGGATGCCAAATGACGAGATACATAATCCCTGCAATCAGCGCGATCGCCGAGCTAAACAGCGGTATTAGAATCCGCCACGTAATCCCGGCTACAAAAATCATTCCTACTAAAATCGAAATAAACACAAGAGACGTACCAAGGTCGGGCTGCTTCATCACCAGCAGAAGCGGAGCAAGCGTGACCGCGCCCAGCTTCACCATCAGCCAAAAATCCGTCCGAATTGTTTTGACTGGGGTTTTCTGATGGTGCATGACAATAATCCTCGATAGCGTTAAGATTAAGAACACCTTCACAAATTCCGATGGCTGAAGCGACTGCCCCCCCAATACAAACCAGCTTTTCGCCCCGTTAATGGTGGGTGCGATGCTTGCAGGGGCTACGATTAATGCACTTAAGAGCAACAGTCCCAGGCCATATAAATACCAAGACATCCCCATCATCTGATCGGAGTCAAAACGGACCACGATGAAAATAATGGCAACCCCGATTAAATAATACACCATTTGCTTCAGCACGAAGTTACTGCCATACTGTCCCGTCGTCTGCGCACTGTAAATCGCCACACAGCTTGTCACAAAAAGCATCAGTAATATCAATATCAATCCGTAATCAATACGGCTGGATCTTTGGTTTGGAGAAGTCATCGAACGATTCCTCTTTCTAATTAAATTACGCCTATTACATTATAACTTTATTGCGTAAATTAACAACTGTCAAACGTCCAATAAAAAGATCCTTCTCCCGATGGATGACATCGCTATCCTTTTCATATCAACCTTTCTCTCTGTTACCCAAAAAATGAGAAAATCACTAAACGAAGCTTCACTTTTTGAGCTGGCGGTTTTTAAAGCTGGCGCAAAGACACTGAGTCAATCCCAGAAATTGAAGACGACTTCTCCAACAGTGTTCGGCTTCCAATACATGATTTGACTCAGCTCCGCCTTGTTTAGATCATGATGATGCAAAAGGGCAAACTCCGGATGGCTTTGGATGCGGAGCAGCTGATTCAGTTCCTTCGCTTCACATAGATAAAAGCCTTTAAATGACTCGCTGAGAGCCGGTTCATCATAGAAGGTTATATGTCCGAATTCCACCGAAGCCGCAAAGGCAATCAGCGGATAATGAGCGTTCAATAAAATATGTATTCGCTTCCTGCCATTATCAAGCAGCACATGAAAAAAATTCGTACGGTGTCCCGGTTTTTGAAACATCAGGACATCCGCCCCGATGGTTCTTGCCGCTTCCCAGCACATTTTCTTAAACAGCTTGCCGGCATTGCGCGGCAGCGGCTGATCGCCAGCCTCATAAAAGCCGGTTATCCCGTAAGCCAAATGCATCGCTGTTCCCCTTCCCATTCTAGGCTTGCCTCCATTATAAAAAACGAAACAGCTCATTTCAGCATATTAACGAAAGCTTAACATAAATGAAACCTTTTCGTTGTGCCTGTAAAGATCCCCCGTTACAATAAAAAGACATACGCTATGTTAGGAGGAAACAATATGAAGATCATCAACAGTGAAGAACAGTTTCAGCAGCTCATTTCCCAAGATCATCCTGTGATTATTAAATTCTCAGCGAACTGGTGTCCCGATTGTCGGCGCATGGATATGTTCATCGGCGAAATAATCGCGGAATATAGTCAGTATACCTGGCATGAAATCAACCGGGATGACTTTCCGGAGCTGGCTGACCGATATGATGTAATGGGCATCCCCAGCCTGCTGATCTTTCAGAATGGGAAAAAAACCGCTCATCTGCACAGCGCGCATGCGAAAACTCCCGAGCAGGTCCGAGATTTTTTACAATCCCTTTAAGCGAACATGCCAGACTAAACGATCGCTTCGTGCGGTCGTTTAGTCAAAAACCGCCATTGTTTGAAGGTTCCCCTTATTGAGCCCGCGGATGATAAGATTGTTCCTCCGCTTCAGCCACTTTACGAGAGTAAATAGCTTCGCTGACAAGAATGCCGCCGGCTCCTCCGGCACTATAGGCAAGCGTCCACAGTTCCCCCGCAAGAAAGAAAACAGCGATACCGATAAGAATATACACCGGCCATGCATACCAAACAGACAGAAAAAGATCATCCTCTCTTCGTCTGTGACGAGGGAGTCCTTTATGCAATAGGAAACGGTAGACAGCTGAAATATAAAGAAAGAAGCCTGCGCCTCCCGCTGCAGCCACTCCCACTAACATCCAGCTGATATAGAAGATTGTCAGAAAGGAAGATAGAAAGAAAATGCCGGTTACACACAAAAGAACAGGGTGATTCATCCATTCGCTCACTTTCATTGCCTCACTCCCTTTGCGCTTGTTGTCAGGTTTATATAATGTATGCACTGAGCGGCCAAGAAAGACGCATGAATCGATTATTTATTTACAAGCGAGTATATCCTATTTTTCCCCATGTGAACCGATTTAAAACGCCTTGGTAATAAAAAAGACGCAGATAAAATCAATAAATTATCCATAGCGCACCATGACTAAATAGGGTACACTGAGGTAATAAACATAGATATTAAGATAGGTATATTGGGGTGGGATAAGTGAAATTATTTAAATCCAAAGAAACACATACCGAAAATGAGCCATTATTATTTTCAGCCAATCATCAGGCCAAACTCTCTGTTCAGCCGGGTACGGAGCTCGCTGAGCAGGTGAAAATGATTGATCTAACGATAGACGATTTAAAAGCGGTCAAATCTTTATATCCGCTCGTGAAAGCTTCGATACATACGATTGTTGACCGGTTCTATTCAGCCATTACTAGGCAAACCGGCTTATTGGCAATCATCGAAAAGAACAGCAGTGTCGACCGATTGAAAAAGACTTTGCAAATTCACGTGGAAGAACTGTTTGAAGGAAAGGTGGATGAAGAATTCGTTCAAAAACGAATTCAAATCGCGCGCGTTCATGTGCGCGTCGGCTTAAAAACGAAATGGTATATGTCCGCTTTCCAAGAGCTCCTAAATTCGTTAATTGCCTTGATTGCCAAGCAGCAAGGAGATGCGGAGCAAAAGCTGACCGCCGTGGGCGCCATTACTAAGCTCTTAAATCTGGAACAGCAGCTGGTTCTTGAAGCATATGAACAAGAGAGTCAGCGAATCCGATCTGCTGAAGCCAAGCAAAAGGAAGAGCTCACATCCAGAGTATATGCTATCTCTCAAGAGCTGGCCGCCATTTCGGAACAGACAAATGCCTCTTTAAAGGAACTGGGCGAGCAATCCGGCTCTATTCTGCAGCTGTCAAAAGAAGGCATGTCCTTGGCCGAGGAATCATCCAAACATTCAACTGCCGGGCAAGAGCAGCTGAAGGAACAGGGCCACAAGCTCTCAGTGATTAAAGGAGCTGTCACGGATATCCAAGCATTCTCAACAGAACTAAATGACATAGCTTCAAGTATTACCGATGTCATTACGATTGTCGGCAACATTGCCGGCCAGACCAACCTGCTGGCGTTAAACGCTTCAATTGAAGCTGCCCGTGCAGGAGAATACGGCAAGGGCTTCGCTGTTGTCGCGGAAGAAATCCGCAAATTATCCGACCAAACAAAGGAATCGACAGCTAGCGTATCCGATCACATTCTGAAGACGAATGCATTGATCAGTCAAGTCAGCCAAGCGGTGGAAACCGTTAATGATCTTGTCGATAAAGGTATTGGCAGCATGAACAAAACCGATGAAGATTTTGATCAGCTGCTTGAGCTAATCGCTCAAACGAAGAGGAAAAATCAAGAAATTGAAAATCAGCTGCAAAAACTTTCTCATATTATTACCGAGATCGAGGAAGCATCCGAAGAAGTCGCTAATTCCGCCGTTTTGTTAAACGACTCGACAGAAGAATATTTACAATTGGAACGCTGATCGTAAGCGGGGATGACTTATTAAGTCATCCCCGCTTTGTCTATCATCCTGTCAGTCCGTATCGGCAGCTGGATCCTCTTCAATCACAATCCATTGATGCGCCCATTTCTCAATTTCTTTCACAATCGGCTGAAGAGCCAGCCCTTTTTCTGTCAATTGGTATTCCACCCGGACGGGCACCTCAGCGTATACTTTACGGGTCGCTAAGCCCTCTTCCTCCATTTCCTTTAATCGTTCCGTTAATAATTTGCTGCTGATCGGCAGCCCTGCTTTTATCTGTGAAAACCGCTGCGGACCTGCCAGCAGCTGATTAATAATCAAACCTGTCCATCGCTTCCCCAGCATCTGCATAGCCTTTTCAAACTTGGGGCAAAGTTGAGCCTCTTTCATGTCTCTCACCTCTTTATCGTCTTATTATATCGCTTTTTTTCACGAAAAAGAAATCTTTACACTTTTTTAAACTTAGTTACTTGACATCTCATTATTTTTATTTTAAATTAAGTTACGAAAGGTAACAAATAAGTAATATTAAGTTTAATAGCCGGCAAGCACGTGCATACTTTTAGAGAAGAACCAAGCGGAAGATTGAATAGGAAAGAGGGAATGTACAGATGACAAACACAAAAGATTTCTACAAAGCAGTGGAAGAAAGACGTTCGATTTATGCGATAAGCAAAGAACAGCCTGTTTCAGATGAACGGATTCAAGAAGTCGTAGAATTTGCCGTCAAACACGCGCCGACGGCCTTCAATTCTCAAAGCGGCCGCGCAATCGTCTTACTGGGAACAAATCATGACCAATTATGGGATTTAACGAAGGAAACATTAAAAGCTGTCGTGCCGGAAGATAAATTCAGCTCAACGGAAGAAAAATTGAATATGTTTAAAGCAGGCTGCGGCACTGTGCTTTTCTTTGAAGACGAGAAGGTTGTTCAAGGCTTGCAGGAGCAATTTCCGCTTTATGCTGATAACTTTCCGCGCTGGTCCCAGCAATCCTCAGGAATGTTGCAATACATCGTGTGGACCGCACTTGAACAAGAAGGGTTCGGCGCCACATTGCAGCATTACAATCCTTTAATCGACGATAAAGTCCGCGAGCAATGGCAGGTGCCAGAGAATTGGACGCTCATCGCTCAAATGCCGTTCGGCAAACCAGCCGCTCCCGCTGGCGACAAAGAGTTCCAGCCATTGGATGAACGCGTGAAAGTATATAAATAACCGAGGAAAGACCAGCTCCTTCTTGCGAGCTGGTCTTTCGTCTATCTATTGCCTGTTCGCTTTAAAGCCGCCTCATCCGCAATCACGGTTACATGCGGGTGATGGTTTAACACTGATGCCGGGAATTGTTCGGTTACGCTGCCAGATAAGAGCCGGGTCATCGCCTCAGCTTTCGCTTCCCCCGCCGCCAGCAGCACGATTTCACGGGCGCACATAATCGTTTGAATCCCCATTGTAATAGCTTGGTGCGGCACCTCCTCTATACTGGAGAAGAAACGGGCATTCGCTTTCCTGGTCGATTCATCCAGCTCCACTACATGGGTAAGGGATTCAAAAGAAGTACCCGGCTCATTGAAGCCAATATGACCATTCACACCGATCCCGAGCAATTGTACATCTATACCGCCCGCCTTCTTCAACAGATGTTCATATCTCGCGCACTCCGTCTGCAAGTCCTCCGCTTCGCCATTCGGCAAATACGCTTTTTCCGGAGGAAGATCGATATGATCAAACAGACGGTGCTTCATATAATAAAAATAATTGTTGGGATGCATTTTGGGAATGCCAACATATTCATCTAAATTGAAAGTGGTCACCTGCCGATAAGACATCCCTTCCGTCCGGTGATTCTCAATTAATTTTTGATAGGTGCCTTCCGGGGTCCCCCCTGTCGCCAAGCCAAGCACCAGCTTCGGCTTCTGCCTTAATCGGTCCATAATCAATCGTGCCGCCTGTTCACTCATTTCTTGAGGATCCTTTACACTTATGACTCTCACGACATTCTCTCCTCTTATTATATGTTCAAATTTTTTATGATAGTCTTCCCTTCTCTATTTTACAATCAAATTCCAAAAATAGCACGATTCCCCCTTAAACAGATGAAAAACAGCCTATTAACGCCCCGTTATGAACCGATATCTTAGGTCAGGCCAAGAAACAAGCCTCTAAAAGAAATGTAGACAAAGCCATTCTTGACTTTGTCTACATTCTGATGCGGCCCATTAGCCTTTTCCTTATCTATTATGTACTTGTATACTGTACATTTCTTGCAATCTTTCTTTAATAACGTGCATGACATGCTCTACTTTACTGTCATCCCTCTGTGCTGCTTCATAGGCCTCTTGCATGAGTAACAATAACTGTTTCTGTTCTTGCCCCATCATTTTCAACCTCGGTTTTCAAATAGTTTCTCTTGCTTTTCTGACAGCTCCATCATACTACAAAACAAATCAACTTCCAAGAAATTAGACTATTTATCTAATTTTTCCCACATAATAACCGCCAAAAAATGCAGAAACTTTGCAGCATCTTATAAGCAAAAAAAATAAATATTGACTTATTCAATATTTAATATTAAATTATAATTATTCTAATTAAGGAGTGATTATAATGAAAAACCGAATGACGACCAATCAAGGAACCCCCGTTTATGATAATCAAAATACTAAAACCGCCGGCCGAAGAGGGCCTGCTTTACTGGAAGATTATCAGTTAATTGAGAAACTGGCCCATTTCGACCGCGAACGCATACCGGAGCGTGTCGTCCACGCCCGAGGAGCAGGTGCTCATGGTGTTTTCGTTGTAAAGAACAGCATGAAGAAATACACATGTGCTGACTTTTTACAAGAAGCAGGACAAACGACTCCTGTTTTTGCCCGTTTTTCTACTGTCATTCACGGCAAGCATTCTCCAGAAACCGTTCGTGATCCCCGAGGGTTTGCCGTTAAATTTTATACGGAAGAAGGAAACTATGATTTCGTCGGAAACAATTTG
The Bacillus xiapuensis DNA segment above includes these coding regions:
- a CDS encoding (Fe-S)-binding protein produces the protein MTTVQERQTIQTEFQSKMNEDELLNCMRCGFCLPSCPTYIESGYKESHSPRGRIALMKAVVDGLIEPDEDVERSLELCLGCRACEPVCPSGVKYGHLLEDARNIIQQNKKQSASVRALRNIVFKGLFPHQDRMITVTSLLGLYQRSGLQKTVRKVGFMKLFPENLRMMERVLPAVPKKREMKNRPRELKAEGKQAVATVAFFSGCLMDTMFMETNNATMKLLQKAGCNITVPKTQACCGALHGHSGEKEGAKELARRNIAAFEACEADYIITNAGGCGAFLIDYDHLLKDDPVWADRAKAFVAKIKDITQILYELDFHKKVTLKLKRPEVVTYQDSCHLRNVMHTHAAPRALLHAIDGAAFREMEGADRCCGSAGIYNIVESEMSMQILDHKMEKAKETQAHTIVTANPGCLLQMKLGIEREDLSDKVRAVHIVDLLVEAIDS
- the glcD gene encoding glycolate oxidase subunit GlcD, with product MFSQEVKEKLAAIVGPENVDDSKAGRLVYSYDATPNFQSLPDAVVSPRNTQEVAEIVKVCSKHKIPLVARGSGTNLCAGTCPTQGGIVLLFKHMNQILEIDEENLTVTVQPGVITLDMIQAVEKKGLFYPPDPSSMKISTIAGNINENSGGLRGLKYGVTRDYVLALEVVLPNGEIIWTGGKLAKDVAGYDLTRLFVGSEGTLGVITEATLKLIPMPETKKTMLALYQDLEAAARSVSKIIANKIIPTTLEFLDQPTLKVVEDFAKIGLPTDVQAVLLIEQDGPEEVVKRDMKKMADVCRAEGAVSVEVAETEEEANALRTARRSALSALARLKPTTILEDATVPRSEIAAMVKAINEIAKKHQVNICTFGHAGDGNLHPTCLTDARNKEEMERVEEAFSEIFAHAISLGGTITGEHGVGVMKAPYLEWKLGPAGIAAMKSIKQAFDPNNIMNPGKVFAKESRKRVVVTK
- a CDS encoding CdaR family transcriptional regulator codes for the protein MKKAWCYRMIEPQLAQKIIYEVRKLLDEEIIVANTEGLIIASTDRSRIGCFHEGAFLASQTREKRIITKEDEAYWAGVRAGVNLPIMFHGEVVGIIGITGSPEKVSRYGELLRRMTELFIQENYYHEEEKWHDRSLEAFVLEWLEKNEWDDDFTNRAKVLNIDLSKDRQAMLIHYPVSILFGPIWHQFSASVRGDSNTVVIRWGNDLLLVLWEGTRRSANVEQWKAMLEKQLDGPVAIGIGSLQPAHRVKVSFQQAKRALKVALPKSQIVYDEQLTLDLILNDVQPETKHTFIERTIAPILEDRELMDTLSALFKHNFSYKKAAEFLPVHINTLHYRLKKIEDVTGLNPKILEDQIQLYIAWRLYHP
- a CDS encoding FtsW/RodA/SpoVE family cell cycle protein, which encodes MTSPNQRSSRIDYGLILILLMLFVTSCVAIYSAQTTGQYGSNFVLKQMVYYLIGVAIIFIVVRFDSDQMMGMSWYLYGLGLLLLSALIVAPASIAPTINGAKSWFVLGGQSLQPSEFVKVFLILTLSRIIVMHHQKTPVKTIRTDFWLMVKLGAVTLAPLLLVMKQPDLGTSLVFISILVGMIFVAGITWRILIPLFSSAIALIAGIMYLVIWHPAILEKYLGVKQYQFGRIYSWLDPYTYESSTGFHLTRSLLAIGSGQTLGKGFGTREVYLPESHTDFIFSIIGEEFGFIGASIVVSLFFLLIYHITKVALNTRIPYYSYLCAGVIAMITFHVFENVGMTIGVLPITGIPLPFISYGGSSLMGNMFAISLIFAITYNERRYMFSSER
- a CDS encoding thioredoxin family protein; this translates as MKIINSEEQFQQLISQDHPVIIKFSANWCPDCRRMDMFIGEIIAEYSQYTWHEINRDDFPELADRYDVMGIPSLLIFQNGKKTAHLHSAHAKTPEQVRDFLQSL
- a CDS encoding methyl-accepting chemotaxis protein, which codes for MSLAEESSKHSTAGQEQLKEQGHKLSVIKGAVTDIQAFSTELNDIASSITDVITIVGNIAGQTNLLALNASIEAARAGEYGKGFAVVAEEIRKLSDQTKESTASVSDHILKTNALISQVSQAVETVNDLVDKGIGSMNKTDEDFDQLLELIAQTKRKNQEIENQLQKLSHIITEIEEASEEVANSAVLLNDSTEEYLQLER
- a CDS encoding winged helix-turn-helix transcriptional regulator gives rise to the protein MKEAQLCPKFEKAMQMLGKRWTGLIINQLLAGPQRFSQIKAGLPISSKLLTERLKEMEEEGLATRKVYAEVPVRVEYQLTEKGLALQPIVKEIEKWAHQWIVIEEDPAADTD
- a CDS encoding nitroreductase family protein, with protein sequence MTNTKDFYKAVEERRSIYAISKEQPVSDERIQEVVEFAVKHAPTAFNSQSGRAIVLLGTNHDQLWDLTKETLKAVVPEDKFSSTEEKLNMFKAGCGTVLFFEDEKVVQGLQEQFPLYADNFPRWSQQSSGMLQYIVWTALEQEGFGATLQHYNPLIDDKVREQWQVPENWTLIAQMPFGKPAAPAGDKEFQPLDERVKVYK
- the nagB gene encoding glucosamine-6-phosphate deaminase, yielding MRVISVKDPQEMSEQAARLIMDRLRQKPKLVLGLATGGTPEGTYQKLIENHRTEGMSYRQVTTFNLDEYVGIPKMHPNNYFYYMKHRLFDHIDLPPEKAYLPNGEAEDLQTECARYEHLLKKAGGIDVQLLGIGVNGHIGFNEPGTSFESLTHVVELDESTRKANARFFSSIEEVPHQAITMGIQTIMCAREIVLLAAGEAKAEAMTRLLSGSVTEQFPASVLNHHPHVTVIADEAALKRTGNR